From Rissa tridactyla isolate bRisTri1 chromosome 7, bRisTri1.patW.cur.20221130, whole genome shotgun sequence, a single genomic window includes:
- the TMEM169 gene encoding transmembrane protein 169 produces MPSEVLESSSGMEETMQKESKSGSQSPHRGSMRKAVATTVTFDGEATMDRRKKKKKESRPESIIVYRSENENKVEEEQADEEGGERRSEEGSKFLGQSMAEGVWNMPLDSRYVTLTGTITRGKKKGQMVDIHVTLTDKELQELAKSKEPPKEDAPEKKKKCDVGLDRGPHIVLWTIVCLPIIFVVSFVVSFYYGTITWYNIFLVYNEERTFWHKITFCPFLIIFYPIIIMVVSFSLGLYSAVAQVAWSFGYWWHAVRDMEKGFCGWLCSKLGLEDCSPYSIVELLDSDNISGSLSGKSSAQGVETSAL; encoded by the exons ATGCCAAGTGAGGTGCTTGAGAGcagcagtgggatggaggagaccATGCAGAAAGAGAGCAAGTCTGGAAGCCAAAGCCCTCACCGTGGCTCCATGAGAAAGGCTGTGGCAACCACTGTCACCTTTGATGGGGAAGCCACTATGGAccggaggaaaaagaagaagaaagagtcCCGTCCCGAGTCAATAATAGTGTATCGGTCAGAGAATGAGAATAAAGTGGAAGAAGAACAGGCagatgaagaaggaggggagaggagatcTGAAGAAGGCTCCAAGTTCCTGGGTCAGTCTATGGCAGAAG GTGTCTGGAACATGCCTTTAGACAGCCGATACGTCACTTTGACTGGAACAATCACCAGGGGAAAGAAGAAGGGTCAGATGGTGGACATCCATGTCACACTAACGGACAAAGAGCTGCAGGAACTGGCAAAGTCAAAGGAACCTCCTAAAGAGGACGCAcctgagaagaagaagaaatgtgatGTCGGACTGGACAGAGGACCCCACATCGTCCTCTGGACCATCGTCTGCCTCCCCATCATTTTTGTAGTGTCCTTTGTGGTTTCATTCTACTATGGAACCATTACATGGTACAACATCTTTTTGGTGTACAATGAAGAGAGGACCTTCTGGCATAAAATCACCTTTTGTCCGTTTTTGATCATCTTCTACCCAATTATAATTATGGTTGTGTCTTTTTCCCTAGGCCTGTACTCAGCTGTAGCCCAGGTAGCATGGTCCTTTGGGTACTGGTGGCATGCTGTCAGGGATATGGAGAAGGGCTTCTGTGGCTGGCTCTGCAGCAAGCTGGGTTTGGAAGACTGTTCTCCGTACAGCATTGTTGAGCTGCTAGATTCTGACAATATCTCAGGTAGTCTCTCTGGCAAGAGCTCTGCGCAGGGGGTTGAGACCTCGGCACTCTGA